A portion of the Adhaeribacter radiodurans genome contains these proteins:
- a CDS encoding GMC oxidoreductase gives MAFFNIDSIKDRTFDAIVIGSGISGGWSAKELTGRGLRTLVLERGRDVKHIKDYPTTFKNPWEFPHLGQIPKELRDANPIASRCYAFNEDAAHFFIKDNEHPYVQEKPFDWIRGYQVGGKSLMWARGTQRWSQYDFDGPARDGFAVEWPINYADIAPWYSYVEKFAGISGNKDGLAQLPDGEFLPPHEQSCVEKHFTQQMAKHYNNKRPVIIGRCAHLTQPQPIHIQQGRGQCQNRALCQRGCPYGGYFSSNSSTLPWAQKTGKMTLRPDSVVHSIIFDEKKNKATGVRVIDAHTKEMTEYYAKIIFVNASTLNTNLVLLNSTSNRFPNGLGNDNGLLGKYIAFHNFRTTISAEYEGFLDTTTEGNRPNSSYIPRFRNVFKQETDFLRGYAAGFGSSRMMDTDKSGFGESLKANLTQKKYGNWFVNSHMMGETIPKETNLVSLDSDLKDAWGIPQLKVSVAYDDNDEKMIADFHQQMTEMLTIAGFKNIKTNDRPDKAPGLDIHEMGGVRMGKDPKTSLLNKWNQLHSCQNVFVTDGACMTSNSTQNPSLTFMAITARAANHAVDELKKKNL, from the coding sequence ATGGCATTCTTCAACATAGATTCCATTAAAGACCGCACTTTTGATGCAATTGTAATTGGCTCCGGCATTAGCGGCGGCTGGTCGGCGAAAGAATTAACCGGTCGTGGTTTGCGCACCTTGGTTTTAGAGCGCGGCCGCGACGTAAAACACATTAAAGATTATCCTACTACCTTCAAAAACCCTTGGGAGTTTCCGCACCTGGGGCAAATTCCAAAGGAGTTACGCGATGCCAATCCTATTGCCAGCCGGTGCTATGCTTTTAACGAAGATGCCGCTCATTTTTTTATAAAAGACAACGAACATCCCTACGTACAGGAAAAGCCATTCGATTGGATCCGGGGTTACCAGGTAGGTGGTAAATCACTGATGTGGGCCCGCGGTACGCAACGTTGGTCGCAGTACGATTTTGATGGTCCGGCCCGGGATGGGTTTGCCGTGGAATGGCCTATTAATTACGCCGATATTGCGCCCTGGTACAGCTACGTAGAGAAATTTGCCGGTATTTCCGGAAATAAAGATGGTTTAGCGCAATTACCCGACGGTGAGTTTTTGCCGCCGCATGAGCAATCGTGCGTGGAAAAGCATTTTACCCAGCAAATGGCGAAGCATTATAATAATAAACGTCCGGTAATTATTGGCCGTTGCGCGCATTTGACCCAACCTCAGCCTATCCACATACAACAAGGGCGCGGTCAGTGTCAGAACCGCGCATTATGCCAGCGGGGTTGTCCGTACGGTGGGTATTTTAGCAGTAATTCATCTACCTTGCCCTGGGCGCAAAAAACGGGTAAAATGACATTGCGGCCCGATTCAGTGGTGCATTCGATTATTTTCGACGAGAAGAAAAATAAAGCGACGGGGGTACGTGTAATCGATGCGCACACGAAAGAAATGACGGAGTACTACGCCAAGATTATTTTCGTGAACGCCTCTACCTTAAATACCAACCTGGTTTTACTAAATTCCACTTCTAACCGGTTCCCGAATGGTTTGGGCAACGATAATGGTTTGCTGGGGAAATACATTGCTTTCCATAATTTCCGGACTACTATATCAGCGGAGTACGAAGGCTTTTTAGACACTACCACCGAAGGTAACCGGCCTAACAGCAGTTACATTCCCCGTTTCCGAAATGTATTTAAACAGGAAACGGATTTCTTACGGGGGTATGCCGCCGGTTTTGGTTCCAGCCGCATGATGGATACCGATAAATCTGGTTTTGGAGAATCCTTAAAAGCGAACCTAACGCAGAAAAAATACGGCAATTGGTTCGTCAACTCCCACATGATGGGCGAAACTATTCCGAAAGAAACGAATTTAGTAAGTCTGGATTCAGATTTAAAAGATGCCTGGGGAATTCCGCAACTGAAAGTTTCGGTAGCTTACGACGATAACGACGAAAAAATGATCGCGGATTTCCATCAGCAAATGACGGAAATGCTGACTATAGCCGGATTTAAAAACATTAAAACAAACGATCGTCCCGATAAGGCTCCCGGCTTGGATATCCACGAAATGGGCGGCGTACGCATGGGCAAAGACCCAAAAACGTCGTTGCTTAATAAATGGAACCAGTTGCACTCATGCCAAAACGTATTCGTTACGGATGGCGCCTGCATGACTTCTAATTCCACGCAAAACCCGTCGCTTACCTTTATGGCCATTACCGCTAGAGCGGCTAACCATGCGGTGGATGAGTTAAAGAAAAAGAACTTGTAA
- a CDS encoding gluconate 2-dehydrogenase subunit 3 family protein codes for MKRRSAIKNLSLAFAGMVSLPAWVSGWTPESIGQVNSLTVPDENLLAEITETIIPETQTPGAKSLKVHQFVMRMIQDCSGEAAQTNLEQGLLKTDELANIAYKKPFMACDAAQRIEILTHLQTSNDPVGKQFVDMVKNLTIRGYMNSEYVLTNIYNYNIAPGFYHGCVPIKA; via the coding sequence ATGAAACGTCGTTCCGCAATTAAAAATTTAAGTTTAGCCTTTGCCGGTATGGTAAGTCTACCGGCTTGGGTATCGGGCTGGACTCCCGAATCAATTGGTCAGGTAAACAGCTTAACTGTACCAGATGAAAACTTACTGGCCGAAATTACCGAAACTATTATTCCGGAAACACAAACGCCCGGCGCAAAATCGCTGAAGGTACACCAGTTTGTAATGCGGATGATTCAGGATTGCTCTGGCGAAGCAGCCCAAACCAACTTAGAGCAAGGCCTGCTTAAAACCGATGAATTAGCTAATATTGCTTATAAAAAGCCTTTTATGGCTTGCGATGCCGCGCAGAGAATAGAGATCCTTACTCACCTGCAAACCTCCAATGATCCGGTGGGAAAACAATTTGTGGACATGGTAAAAAATCTGACCATTAGAGGCTACATGAATTCGGAATACGTGTTAACAAATATTTATAATTATAACATTGCTCCCGGTTTTTACCACGGCTGTGTACCCATAAAAGCCTGA
- a CDS encoding Gfo/Idh/MocA family protein — MSENTKLLRVLVVGCGNMGTSHAFAYHTLPGFQICGIVSTGKSKEVLNQKLGGDYPLFSDLDEALQQTQPDAVCISTYPDTHESFAIKALESNCHVFLEKPIADSVAGAERVAAAAQKANKKLVVGYILRHHPSWIQFVELTRELGKPLVMRMNLNQQSHGAAWAVHKNLMKSLSPIVDCGVHYIDVMCQMTRSRPVQVSAIGARLTNDIPVGNYNYGQLQIRFEDGSVGWYEAGWGPMISETAFFVKDVIGPKGAVSIVAKDAGAAGKSDSVEAHTKTEWLRYHRADLNEKEELKLEDAWISMEDEPDHQELCNREQLYFLKAIHENLDLTDHVADAVNSLRIAFACDESVRTGQVVSLI, encoded by the coding sequence ATGTCAGAAAATACAAAGCTTTTACGGGTGTTGGTAGTGGGTTGCGGGAATATGGGAACCTCTCACGCCTTTGCGTACCATACTTTGCCCGGATTTCAAATCTGCGGTATTGTTTCAACCGGCAAAAGTAAAGAAGTCTTAAATCAAAAACTGGGGGGCGATTATCCTTTATTCTCCGACTTGGACGAGGCCTTGCAGCAAACCCAGCCCGATGCGGTGTGCATCTCTACTTACCCGGATACGCACGAAAGTTTTGCCATTAAAGCTCTGGAAAGTAATTGTCATGTTTTTCTGGAGAAGCCCATTGCCGATTCAGTAGCTGGCGCAGAAAGAGTAGCTGCGGCCGCCCAAAAAGCAAACAAAAAATTAGTAGTTGGTTATATTTTGCGCCATCATCCTTCCTGGATTCAATTTGTAGAACTTACCCGGGAACTGGGTAAACCTTTGGTAATGCGCATGAATTTAAATCAGCAAAGTCACGGTGCCGCCTGGGCCGTTCACAAGAATTTAATGAAAAGTTTAAGCCCAATTGTAGATTGTGGCGTGCATTACATTGATGTAATGTGCCAAATGACGCGTTCTCGTCCGGTGCAGGTAAGTGCCATTGGAGCCCGCTTGACCAACGATATTCCGGTTGGTAATTACAATTACGGTCAGTTGCAAATTCGTTTTGAAGATGGATCAGTAGGCTGGTACGAAGCTGGTTGGGGTCCTATGATTAGCGAAACTGCTTTTTTCGTGAAAGACGTTATTGGTCCGAAGGGAGCAGTTTCAATTGTGGCAAAAGATGCGGGCGCAGCAGGTAAATCCGACTCGGTAGAGGCGCATACGAAAACCGAGTGGCTGCGGTACCACCGGGCAGATTTAAATGAAAAAGAAGAATTAAAGCTGGAAGATGCCTGGATTAGCATGGAAGACGAACCCGACCATCAGGAATTATGTAACCGTGAGCAGCTTTATTTCCTAAAAGCCATTCATGAAAACCTTGACTTAACCGACCATGTGGCCGATGCGGTGAACAGCCTGCGAATTGCCTTTGCCTGCGACGAATCTGTGCGAACGGGCCAGGTAGTTTCATTAATTTAA
- a CDS encoding GlxA family transcriptional regulator → MKHISILVPKGAILGSIEGPRQVFTEVNKLLKSMGRPALFKVQLIGLTKEVPAAGGIYTVYTDMVAQDIVKTDLIIIPALDGDMVKTLENNQEFIPWIVQQYQAGAEVGSLCVGAFMLAATGLVTGKKCATHWMAAKDFRRMFPEVNLVEDKIITDEQGIYSSGGAFSYLNLILYLIEKYVGRDIAVFMSKAFQIDIERRSQSPFVIFAGQKDHEDDIIRKAQEIIENSLTERITVDQLADTLALSRRNLERRFKKATANTVVEYIQRVKIEAAKMNLETSRENVNEVMYNVGYSDPKAFRDTFKKITGLSPIQYRSKYNRAILAEA, encoded by the coding sequence ATGAAACACATTTCGATCCTGGTTCCGAAAGGAGCTATTTTAGGCAGCATTGAAGGGCCGCGGCAGGTATTTACCGAAGTAAACAAACTCTTAAAAAGCATGGGTAGGCCGGCCTTATTTAAAGTGCAGTTAATAGGCTTAACTAAAGAAGTTCCGGCAGCGGGAGGTATTTACACGGTTTACACCGATATGGTAGCCCAGGATATTGTTAAAACCGATTTAATAATAATTCCGGCTTTGGATGGCGATATGGTAAAAACTTTAGAAAACAATCAGGAATTTATTCCCTGGATTGTGCAGCAATACCAGGCGGGGGCCGAAGTGGGAAGTTTGTGCGTGGGCGCGTTTATGTTGGCTGCTACGGGTCTGGTAACCGGTAAAAAATGCGCTACTCATTGGATGGCGGCTAAAGATTTTCGGCGCATGTTTCCGGAAGTAAACCTGGTAGAAGATAAAATTATAACCGATGAACAAGGCATTTATTCGAGTGGCGGCGCTTTCTCTTACCTGAACTTAATTTTGTACCTGATTGAAAAATACGTAGGCCGCGATATAGCAGTTTTTATGTCGAAAGCCTTTCAGATTGATATTGAGCGCCGGAGCCAGTCGCCGTTTGTTATTTTTGCTGGCCAGAAAGATCACGAAGACGATATTATTAGAAAGGCTCAGGAAATTATTGAAAACAGTTTGACCGAAAGAATTACCGTTGACCAATTAGCGGATACTTTAGCTCTGAGCCGCCGTAACCTGGAACGCCGTTTTAAGAAAGCTACGGCCAATACTGTAGTAGAATACATTCAGCGGGTAAAAATAGAAGCCGCCAAAATGAACCTGGAAACCAGTCGCGAAAACGTGAACGAGGTCATGTACAACGTTGGCTACTCCGACCCAAAAGCCTTCCGCGATACTTTCAAAAAAATTACCGGTTTATCGCCCATCCAGTACCGCAGCAAATACAACCGGGCTATATTGGCAGAAGCTTAA
- a CDS encoding SRPBCC family protein: protein MEALIIKKSIEIDAPKDKIWEILLQDQYNRIWFAEFSPGAFAETNWQEGSKVTFKDESGSGIIGTIVANQIGKLLSIEYHGIVKANIEDYESEEAQEVKGGREIYRLVEKNNATQLEIEVDMGEEMYEMMATAWDKALHKIKELAEA from the coding sequence ATGGAAGCTCTGATAATTAAAAAATCAATTGAGATTGATGCTCCTAAAGATAAAATCTGGGAAATATTGCTCCAAGACCAGTATAACCGCATATGGTTTGCTGAATTCAGTCCGGGGGCATTTGCGGAAACAAATTGGCAGGAAGGCAGCAAAGTCACCTTTAAAGACGAGAGTGGCAGCGGTATCATCGGCACCATCGTTGCCAACCAAATTGGCAAATTACTTTCCATTGAGTATCACGGTATAGTAAAAGCTAACATCGAAGATTATGAAAGCGAGGAAGCGCAAGAAGTAAAAGGTGGCCGGGAAATTTACCGCTTAGTTGAAAAGAACAATGCTACCCAACTGGAAATTGAGGTAGACATGGGCGAGGAAATGTACGAAATGATGGCTACCGCTTGGGACAAAGCCTTGCACAAAATAAAAGAACTAGCCGAAGCTTAG
- a CDS encoding DoxX family protein, producing the protein MKPKTVKILYWTVTGLFSLFLLMAGITEAMQHESGRQIMQHLGYPVHVMLVIGIGKILAALALIQTRYRVIKEWAYAGVTFNLIGAFAARANAGDSTGLILSPLIFLSVMFLSYFLWKKVAKATAAPLHPEPQEVKFLKIA; encoded by the coding sequence ATGAAACCGAAAACAGTCAAAATTCTTTACTGGACCGTAACTGGCCTTTTCTCTCTTTTTCTTCTGATGGCTGGCATTACGGAAGCCATGCAACACGAATCGGGCCGCCAGATTATGCAACATTTAGGTTATCCGGTGCACGTAATGCTTGTAATTGGAATAGGTAAAATTTTAGCCGCTTTAGCCTTAATACAAACCAGATACCGGGTAATTAAAGAATGGGCCTACGCCGGGGTAACCTTTAACCTGATTGGAGCATTTGCCGCCCGGGCCAACGCCGGAGACAGTACAGGATTAATTCTTTCTCCGCTTATTTTTTTATCGGTTATGTTCTTGTCTTATTTCTTATGGAAAAAAGTAGCAAAAGCTACGGCAGCTCCCCTACACCCTGAACCGCAAGAAGTGAAATTCTTAAAGATTGCTTAA
- a CDS encoding SRPBCC family protein, whose translation MNIFLIIAIALVGLVALLLIAALFVEKQYTVEREISINRPKAEVFTFLKHLKNQDYYSKWVQTDPNMKKEFRGTDGTVGFVYAWEGNDKAGKGEQEIKNILEGEKLDVEVRFIRPFAAIAQTPFTTQAIGSDQTKVTWGMTGSNAYPMNLMHLFLRGMLGKDLEISLQALKNILENENQINYSSSQNNNQRSASLELPVN comes from the coding sequence ATGAACATTTTTCTGATAATTGCCATAGCCTTAGTTGGCTTAGTTGCCTTGCTATTAATAGCGGCTTTATTCGTCGAAAAACAATATACAGTCGAGCGCGAAATAAGTATTAACCGCCCCAAAGCCGAAGTATTTACTTTTTTAAAACACTTGAAAAATCAGGATTACTACAGCAAATGGGTTCAAACAGATCCAAATATGAAAAAAGAATTTCGCGGCACCGATGGCACAGTAGGCTTTGTGTATGCCTGGGAGGGCAACGATAAAGCGGGTAAAGGCGAGCAGGAAATTAAAAATATTTTAGAAGGAGAAAAGCTAGATGTAGAGGTTCGGTTTATCCGGCCATTTGCCGCTATTGCTCAAACGCCCTTTACTACCCAAGCTATTGGATCAGACCAAACCAAAGTTACCTGGGGAATGACGGGATCTAACGCGTACCCAATGAATCTGATGCATTTATTTTTAAGAGGTATGCTGGGCAAAGATTTGGAGATTAGTTTACAAGCTTTGAAAAATATATTAGAAAATGAAAACCAAATAAACTATTCCTCTTCTCAGAATAACAACCAACGGTCGGCAAGTTTAGAATTGCCTGTAAATTAG
- a CDS encoding DUF1801 domain-containing protein has translation MKDKTPLNQTEKVNEYMQNLEHPLKAEMEAIRAIILGANNQIKERIKWNAPSFFYKEDLVTFNPRTPKHVHLVFHHPSIVNIHSKLLEGDYKDRRMAYFINMEAVEAERLELQSIMNQLV, from the coding sequence ATGAAGGATAAAACTCCCCTAAACCAGACCGAAAAGGTAAATGAATACATGCAAAACCTGGAACATCCGCTTAAAGCTGAGATGGAAGCTATTCGGGCGATTATTTTAGGCGCGAACAACCAAATTAAAGAAAGAATTAAATGGAATGCTCCCAGTTTCTTTTATAAAGAAGATTTGGTAACGTTTAATCCCCGCACACCAAAGCACGTGCACCTGGTTTTTCATCATCCTAGCATTGTAAATATTCATTCAAAATTATTGGAGGGCGACTACAAAGACCGGCGGATGGCTTATTTTATTAACATGGAAGCAGTGGAGGCTGAGCGCCTGGAACTACAAAGTATAATGAACCAGCTCGTTTAG
- a CDS encoding VOC family protein, with product MAAINPYLNFNGNTEEAFNFYKSVFGGEFLGLQRYKDTPESGKIPAEAQDKIMHIALPIKGCLLMATDALESMGHTLTMGNNVHLSLDTDSEEEANQLFNGLSEGGQIKMPLQQTFWGSYFGMVTDRFGVQWMISYDEKRTT from the coding sequence ATGGCAGCCATCAATCCTTATTTGAATTTTAACGGCAACACCGAAGAAGCATTTAACTTTTACAAATCCGTATTTGGCGGCGAATTTCTGGGCCTGCAACGATATAAAGATACTCCTGAAAGCGGCAAAATTCCGGCGGAGGCGCAGGACAAAATAATGCATATAGCGCTACCAATAAAAGGCTGTTTGCTAATGGCTACTGATGCTTTAGAATCAATGGGACATACCTTAACTATGGGTAATAATGTTCACCTTTCTCTGGATACTGACAGCGAAGAAGAAGCCAACCAACTTTTTAACGGCCTTTCCGAAGGTGGCCAAATTAAAATGCCCCTTCAACAAACATTTTGGGGTTCTTATTTCGGTATGGTCACCGATAGATTTGGGGTACAGTGGATGATCAGCTACGATGAGAAACGAACTACTTAG
- a CDS encoding ArsR/SmtB family transcription factor, with amino-acid sequence MRRDVFQAIADPTRREIIQLVANRSLNMEAVAGNFAVSRTAIYKHIKILTECGLVAIKKQGRERYCEAQLEKLILVADWAETYRLIWNSRLDSLEKYFHQLRNKVDESAK; translated from the coding sequence ATGAGAAGAGATGTTTTTCAGGCAATTGCCGACCCAACCCGAAGGGAAATCATTCAGTTAGTGGCTAACCGATCTTTGAACATGGAAGCAGTGGCCGGAAATTTTGCAGTAAGCCGCACGGCCATTTATAAACACATAAAAATACTAACCGAATGTGGATTGGTAGCCATAAAAAAACAAGGGCGCGAACGCTACTGCGAAGCCCAGCTAGAAAAATTAATCTTAGTAGCAGATTGGGCAGAGACGTACCGCCTCATTTGGAATTCCCGGCTTGATTCTTTAGAAAAGTACTTCCATCAACTAAGGAACAAAGTTGACGAATCAGCAAAATAA
- a CDS encoding VOC family protein, giving the protein MATKIFVNLPVKDLNKSIEFFRKLGYSFNPQFTDEKATCMIISEDIYVMLLVEPFFKSFTKKEIPDTAQNAQVILALSAESREGVDDLVNKAISAGATTPNDKQDQGFMYGWGYQDLDGHLWEVMYMDPAAIQQN; this is encoded by the coding sequence ATGGCAACTAAAATCTTTGTAAACTTACCCGTTAAAGACCTGAATAAATCCATTGAATTCTTCCGGAAGCTTGGTTATTCTTTCAATCCGCAGTTTACCGACGAGAAGGCTACCTGCATGATTATCAGCGAAGATATTTACGTAATGCTGCTTGTAGAACCTTTTTTTAAATCATTTACTAAAAAAGAAATTCCGGATACCGCTCAAAATGCGCAGGTAATTTTAGCTTTATCGGCCGAAAGCCGCGAAGGAGTAGATGATTTAGTAAATAAAGCTATTTCTGCAGGTGCTACTACCCCCAACGACAAACAAGACCAAGGTTTTATGTACGGCTGGGGCTACCAAGATTTAGACGGGCATCTTTGGGAAGTTATGTACATGGATCCCGCTGCTATTCAACAAAATTAA
- a CDS encoding DoxX family protein — MKKTRIIYWIFTGLLAAMLGIGSVYDAISAPEAVDYVTRLGYPTYLVPFLGVAKLLGILAILVPGFPRVKEWAYAGLAFDLIGAMYSHISKGDPSGNWMFIFIPLFLVAGSYIYHHKLLKTTESAILPNVSLSGN; from the coding sequence ATGAAAAAGACAAGAATTATTTACTGGATTTTTACCGGACTACTAGCTGCTATGTTAGGAATAGGCTCTGTTTACGATGCTATTTCGGCGCCGGAAGCGGTTGATTACGTTACCCGTTTAGGTTACCCAACCTATCTGGTTCCTTTTTTAGGAGTGGCAAAGTTATTAGGTATTCTCGCTATTCTGGTTCCTGGTTTCCCCAGAGTAAAAGAATGGGCGTATGCCGGCTTAGCGTTTGATTTAATTGGAGCTATGTATTCGCATATTTCAAAAGGAGATCCTTCGGGAAATTGGATGTTTATTTTTATTCCCTTATTTTTAGTAGCCGGATCTTATATTTACCACCACAAACTGCTAAAAACTACAGAATCTGCTATTTTACCTAACGTGAGCCTTTCTGGTAATTAA
- a CDS encoding VOC family protein has translation MFRNTKAFSGFSVNDLQKAKQFYSQVLDLEVSEDTSMGILHLHLAGGTKVLIYPKLNHNPANYTVLNFPVPNIEDAVTELKNRGVVFEIYDFEHLKTDEDHIFRGGGPFIAWFKDPAGNILSVLEVAEA, from the coding sequence ATGTTTAGAAACACGAAAGCATTCAGTGGCTTTTCGGTTAACGACCTCCAAAAAGCCAAACAATTTTACAGCCAGGTATTGGACCTGGAAGTTTCGGAGGATACTTCAATGGGCATCTTACATTTACATTTGGCCGGTGGCACAAAGGTTCTCATTTATCCCAAACTTAATCACAATCCGGCCAATTATACGGTTCTTAACTTTCCGGTACCCAATATAGAAGATGCCGTAACGGAACTCAAGAACAGAGGTGTTGTTTTCGAAATTTATGATTTTGAACACTTAAAAACCGATGAAGATCATATTTTCCGGGGTGGCGGACCTTTCATTGCCTGGTTTAAAGACCCAGCCGGTAACATTCTATCGGTACTTGAAGTTGCCGAAGCTTAA
- a CDS encoding DinB family protein, whose amino-acid sequence MEKYHLAQDVDVFGFAVETFPEGIGEAFDALQEKLPAGDNRSFYGISECTPAGIVYLATVCQKTKDEPQKYGYTPYVVEKGDYLAVTVCDWLTKTSSIKDIFTKMFTDARSDRSKPCVEIYLNDDEMLCLVKEKSSESTSLLELTAQVGPEFEKTAQDLLKLFSSFELAEINQPPQDGGWTAGQLVQHVIKVNSGFLRILNGPTVETIRKPDEQIPRIKANLLDFTFKRQAGDFVAPENKTYQKGVLVTTLEQIKSAINQVIQTTDLSQTCTGFEVPVFGFLTRLEAIHFVIYHTQRHTHQLKNILDQVTAQQTV is encoded by the coding sequence ATGGAAAAATATCATTTGGCTCAAGATGTTGATGTATTTGGCTTTGCTGTTGAAACTTTTCCGGAAGGCATTGGCGAGGCTTTTGATGCTTTACAAGAAAAGCTTCCCGCCGGCGATAACCGGTCTTTTTATGGTATAAGCGAGTGTACGCCGGCAGGAATTGTTTACTTAGCAACCGTCTGCCAAAAAACAAAAGACGAACCTCAAAAATACGGTTATACCCCTTATGTAGTAGAAAAAGGCGACTACTTAGCCGTAACCGTATGCGATTGGCTTACTAAAACAAGCAGCATTAAAGATATTTTCACTAAAATGTTTACCGATGCGCGAAGTGACCGCAGCAAACCTTGTGTAGAAATTTATTTAAACGACGATGAAATGCTCTGCCTCGTAAAAGAGAAATCATCGGAATCCACTAGCCTGTTAGAACTTACTGCCCAAGTTGGTCCTGAATTTGAAAAAACAGCCCAAGACCTTTTGAAGCTATTTTCTTCATTTGAATTAGCAGAAATCAATCAACCGCCGCAAGATGGTGGTTGGACCGCGGGGCAACTAGTGCAGCATGTAATAAAAGTAAATTCCGGTTTTTTGAGAATACTAAACGGCCCTACAGTAGAAACCATTAGAAAACCGGATGAACAAATACCAAGAATTAAAGCTAACTTATTAGATTTTACTTTTAAACGGCAGGCAGGCGATTTTGTAGCTCCGGAAAATAAAACCTACCAAAAAGGAGTATTAGTAACTACCCTCGAACAAATAAAGTCAGCTATTAATCAGGTTATTCAAACCACTGATCTAAGCCAAACCTGTACAGGCTTTGAAGTTCCGGTTTTTGGTTTTTTAACCCGTTTGGAGGCAATTCACTTTGTTATTTACCATACCCAAAGGCATACGCACCAATTAAAAAATATATTGGATCAGGTAACCGCTCAACAAACCGTGTAA
- a CDS encoding SDR family oxidoreductase — MAFVLITGCSTGIGFATAEVLARQGHTVYATMRNPQRSPELAQLAQRDNLPITILPLDVDSDESVKAATQQILAETGQINVLVNNAGIFTLKAVEETQMEIFRRIMETNYFGALRCMQAILPSMRERKSGLIINISSLAARIYPPFFGAYCATKVALEAVSESLAGEVVEFGIRVAVVEPGVIYTPIIDKVEKEHSTSKTNYPKINRAMAFELSSKENSIPPSGVGEVVSEIISGQRSGFRHPVGLDCEPLLSWRAYLSDEDFIGSAAIDDETWITGMTQLGKNVRPYLKTPATTSALV, encoded by the coding sequence ATGGCTTTTGTACTTATTACTGGTTGTAGCACAGGGATAGGCTTTGCTACTGCCGAAGTTTTGGCTCGTCAGGGTCATACTGTTTACGCTACTATGCGTAATCCTCAACGTTCGCCCGAGTTGGCTCAATTAGCCCAACGCGATAATCTTCCGATAACTATCTTGCCCCTTGATGTAGATTCAGATGAATCGGTAAAAGCAGCTACCCAGCAAATTTTAGCAGAAACGGGTCAAATTAATGTATTAGTCAATAATGCTGGCATTTTTACCTTAAAGGCAGTAGAAGAAACCCAAATGGAAATTTTCCGACGTATAATGGAAACAAACTATTTTGGCGCTCTTCGTTGTATGCAGGCTATATTACCTTCCATGCGCGAACGAAAAAGCGGATTAATAATTAACATTTCCTCCTTAGCTGCAAGAATTTACCCTCCATTTTTTGGAGCCTACTGTGCGACAAAAGTTGCATTAGAGGCAGTAAGCGAGAGCTTAGCTGGTGAAGTAGTAGAATTTGGTATAAGGGTGGCTGTTGTTGAACCAGGAGTTATTTACACCCCAATAATTGACAAAGTAGAAAAAGAACACTCTACCTCTAAAACCAATTATCCTAAAATTAACCGGGCTATGGCTTTTGAGCTATCCTCAAAAGAAAATTCTATACCCCCTTCCGGTGTTGGTGAAGTTGTTTCCGAAATTATCTCTGGTCAGAGAAGCGGTTTTAGACATCCGGTTGGCTTAGATTGCGAGCCTTTGTTAAGTTGGCGTGCATACTTATCGGATGAGGATTTTATTGGATCGGCTGCTATTGATGATGAAACCTGGATTACCGGCATGACACAATTAGGAAAGAATGTCCGGCCATATTTAAAAACACCAGCAACAACTTCGGCACTAGTTTAA
- a CDS encoding nuclear transport factor 2 family protein: protein MQTLAANLTQILNHHIEAIKSRDLQANMIDYHENAILILGEDVFRGKEAIQGFFKFLFESIFTEGFTIDIQKQVIEEDIIYIVWQARSSTYEIPQATDTFLIQDGLILRQTGFAIMNPI from the coding sequence ATGCAGACATTAGCAGCTAATCTAACCCAAATATTAAATCATCATATAGAGGCCATTAAAAGCCGGGATTTACAGGCAAATATGATAGATTACCACGAAAATGCCATTTTAATTCTGGGTGAAGATGTTTTTAGAGGAAAAGAAGCTATTCAGGGGTTTTTCAAATTTTTATTTGAATCCATATTTACAGAAGGATTTACTATAGATATCCAGAAGCAGGTGATAGAAGAGGATATTATATATATAGTTTGGCAGGCCCGCTCAAGTACCTATGAAATACCTCAAGCTACGGATACTTTCCTTATTCAGGATGGATTAATCCTCAGGCAAACCGGCTTTGCCATTATGAACCCGATTTAA